One Microbacterium sp. zg-B96 genomic region harbors:
- a CDS encoding anti-sigma factor, translated as MSHLDPELAALIAMGETDAADAQQLDHLAQCPECADEVAAFAAAAGAARGALAAQPLLAPPPRVWQAISAEVGFTGSAPVAASASPADHLDDAPALAPLAATPAGPRAGAHRVARGSRRRRFTLAIALAGTVAVAAVVAGVWVAQDAGIQSPTIVAEATLDAFPDHEGAQGEALLEDVDGRTQVVVTLDASVPDDGHREVWLIAADGSDLVSLGVLDGSEGTFEVPAGVDLDRFTLVDVSQEADDGDPAHSGDSIVRGALEPA; from the coding sequence ATGTCGCACCTTGACCCCGAACTGGCCGCCCTCATCGCGATGGGCGAGACGGATGCCGCTGACGCGCAGCAACTCGATCACCTCGCGCAGTGCCCGGAGTGCGCCGACGAGGTGGCGGCCTTCGCCGCAGCGGCCGGTGCCGCGCGCGGTGCGCTCGCAGCGCAACCCCTGCTCGCTCCACCGCCGCGCGTGTGGCAGGCCATCAGCGCTGAAGTGGGTTTCACCGGGTCAGCGCCGGTGGCCGCGTCCGCTTCTCCCGCTGACCACCTCGACGATGCGCCGGCCTTGGCCCCGCTCGCGGCGACCCCAGCGGGGCCGCGAGCCGGTGCACATCGCGTTGCGCGCGGCAGTCGTCGGCGCCGATTCACGCTGGCGATCGCGCTGGCCGGCACGGTTGCGGTCGCGGCCGTGGTGGCCGGCGTGTGGGTTGCTCAGGATGCCGGCATCCAGTCCCCGACCATCGTCGCCGAGGCGACGCTCGACGCGTTCCCCGATCATGAGGGCGCGCAGGGCGAGGCGTTGCTGGAAGATGTCGACGGTCGCACCCAGGTGGTGGTCACCCTCGATGCCTCCGTCCCGGATGACGGACACCGCGAGGTGTGGCTGATTGCGGCGGACGGCTCCGATCTGGTGAGCCTCGGGGTGCTCGACGGCAGCGAGGGCACCTTCGAGGTGCCGGCCGGCGTGGATCTCGACCGCTTCACGCTGGTCGACGTCTCGCAAGAGGCCGACGACGGCGACCCTGCGCACTCCGGCGACTCGATCGTGCGCGGCGCCCTCGAACCTGCCTGA
- a CDS encoding sigma-70 family RNA polymerase sigma factor, with product MTSLVGAAGRDARKESLIDDEGELASRFRAGDPDALKAMYDRWARLVYTIAARSLGDLAEAEDVTQRTFVSAWTSRDAFAPERGNLGGWLVSIARRRIADAHEARSRAARLEQAVASEALAPAAVTVDVEDSLMIAQEIEQLEPDAQSVIRLAFYDDLTHAQIADRLAMPLGTVKSHIRRSLSRLRTRLEAADVAP from the coding sequence ATGACCAGCCTCGTGGGTGCCGCCGGTCGCGACGCGCGGAAGGAGAGCCTCATCGACGACGAGGGCGAGCTTGCCAGCCGGTTCCGCGCCGGCGATCCCGACGCGCTAAAGGCGATGTATGACCGCTGGGCTCGCCTGGTCTACACGATCGCCGCGCGATCCCTCGGCGACCTGGCCGAGGCCGAGGACGTCACCCAGCGCACCTTCGTCTCGGCCTGGACCTCGCGCGATGCCTTCGCGCCCGAGCGGGGAAACCTCGGCGGATGGCTCGTCTCGATCGCCCGTCGCCGCATCGCCGACGCCCACGAGGCCCGTTCTCGCGCCGCCCGCCTCGAGCAGGCCGTGGCGTCCGAAGCGCTCGCCCCGGCCGCGGTCACTGTCGATGTCGAGGACTCGCTGATGATCGCCCAGGAGATCGAGCAACTTGAGCCCGACGCGCAGAGCGTCATCAGGCTCGCGTTCTATGACGACCTCACCCACGCGCAGATCGCCGATCGACTCGCGATGCCGCTGGGTACGGTGAAGAGTCACATCCGAAGAAGTCTGTCCAGACTGCGCACACGATTGGAGGCCGCCGATGTCGCACCTTGA
- a CDS encoding class F sortase, with translation MTMSRGLGIAVVVTAVLALAACSPPDAEGGDPTPSSAAARPETPPPTPAPAVQVPISPATPPPVQPRSAEPQQLISADLQIDMPVVPVGVQDDGSMEIPADPAVAGWYRFGPAPADAAGSTVLAAHVDSRVYGVGPLARLREAQRGQTVQVTDAAGAVSGYTVESVTYIPRAELPVDQLFDRNGPRSLVLITCGGQFDERTRTYSDNVVLVARASP, from the coding sequence ATGACGATGTCGCGCGGGCTCGGCATCGCCGTGGTCGTCACGGCGGTGCTGGCCCTCGCGGCCTGCTCACCCCCCGACGCGGAGGGCGGGGACCCCACCCCGTCCTCCGCGGCGGCGCGCCCCGAGACACCACCGCCGACGCCGGCGCCGGCGGTGCAGGTTCCGATCTCACCGGCGACCCCGCCGCCGGTGCAGCCCCGCAGCGCAGAGCCGCAGCAGCTGATCTCTGCGGATCTGCAGATCGACATGCCCGTGGTGCCGGTCGGGGTGCAGGACGACGGGTCTATGGAGATTCCCGCCGACCCGGCGGTCGCCGGCTGGTACCGGTTCGGGCCGGCGCCGGCTGACGCGGCGGGCTCGACGGTGCTGGCAGCGCACGTGGATTCCCGCGTCTACGGCGTCGGTCCGCTCGCACGCCTGCGCGAGGCCCAGCGGGGGCAGACAGTGCAGGTCACGGACGCCGCGGGAGCGGTGAGCGGCTACACCGTCGAGAGCGTCACATACATTCCGCGGGCCGAACTGCCGGTCGACCAGCTGTTCGACCGCAACGGTCCTCGCAGCCTGGTTCTCATCACGTGCGGAGGTCAATTCGACGAGCGGACTCGCACCTACAGCGATAACGTGGTGCTCGTCGCCCGGGCGTCACCATGA
- a CDS encoding DUF4397 domain-containing protein, translated as MRKTLSAGVVIGAVAAFAAFAPAHAISDSSADLSVLHGIPDTPVDVYVNGDLTLDDFQPGSLAGPLDLPAGDYEVALTATDAADASAPVLGPITLTLEAGKSYTAVANLDADGEPTANLFTNDISPTAPGDGRLTVRHVAAAPAVDVLANGAAVVTGLVNPEEATLNLPAGVVSAAVALEGTTDPVIGPADVDVQEGVLTIAYAWGSAEDGNLALAVQTVTGLHSNPGGVNTGSAGLVAESQPLIWTVALGGGLLLVLAAGSVVAVRRSTAQRR; from the coding sequence GTGCGTAAGACACTCTCAGCGGGCGTGGTGATCGGCGCCGTCGCCGCCTTCGCCGCGTTCGCCCCGGCACACGCCATCTCGGACAGCAGTGCGGACCTGTCCGTGCTGCACGGCATCCCCGACACTCCCGTTGACGTCTACGTCAACGGCGATCTGACCCTCGACGACTTCCAGCCGGGCAGTCTTGCCGGCCCGCTCGACCTCCCGGCAGGCGACTACGAGGTCGCACTGACGGCGACGGATGCCGCAGACGCCTCCGCCCCGGTGCTCGGTCCGATCACCCTCACCCTCGAGGCAGGCAAGAGCTACACCGCGGTGGCGAACCTGGATGCCGACGGGGAGCCCACGGCGAACCTGTTCACCAACGACATCTCGCCGACCGCTCCCGGTGACGGCCGGCTGACCGTGCGCCATGTCGCCGCCGCCCCCGCGGTGGACGTCCTCGCGAACGGCGCTGCGGTGGTCACCGGCCTGGTCAACCCCGAAGAGGCGACCCTCAACCTTCCCGCCGGTGTCGTGTCGGCAGCAGTCGCATTGGAGGGAACCACCGATCCGGTGATCGGCCCGGCCGATGTCGACGTGCAGGAGGGCGTGCTCACGATCGCGTACGCGTGGGGCAGTGCCGAGGACGGCAACCTCGCCCTCGCAGTGCAGACGGTCACCGGACTGCACTCCAACCCCGGTGGCGTGAACACCGGCTCCGCGGGCCTGGTCGCCGAGAGCCAGCCGCTCATCTGGACGGTAGCGCTGGGCGGCGGCCTGCTGCTCGTGCTCGCAGCCGGTTCCGTTGTGGCGGTGCGCAGGTCGACCGCCCAGCGGCGCTGA
- the prfB gene encoding peptide chain release factor 2 yields MLEFDLSAEIQALRSTFSDIESVVDVESLTAEIARLSEEAGAPNLWDDVDKAQQVTSALSHRQTELKRVTDIERKLDDLEVLAELALEMDDEDSAEEARKELAELQDVIGQLEVQTLLDGEYDDRGAVVTIRSGAGGDDATDFAEMLMRMYLRWAERHKYPVKVLDISYAEGAGIKSATFEVDAPYAYGTLSVEAGTHRLARISPFGSADKRQTSFAAVEVIPVMEEAKEVDVPESDIRVDVFRSSGPGGQSVNTTDSAVRITHLPTGIVVSMQNEKSQIQNRAVAMRVLQTRLLLLKREEEHAKKKELAGTITASWGDQMRSYFLYGQQLVKDLRTGYEVGNPAAVFDGDLDGLIAAGIRWRKRKIED; encoded by the coding sequence ATGCTTGAATTCGATCTTTCCGCCGAGATACAGGCGCTGCGCTCCACTTTCTCCGATATCGAGTCGGTGGTGGACGTCGAGTCGCTGACCGCCGAGATCGCCCGCCTCTCCGAGGAGGCCGGTGCTCCGAACCTCTGGGACGACGTCGACAAGGCGCAGCAGGTCACCAGCGCGCTCAGTCACCGTCAGACGGAGCTCAAACGCGTCACCGACATCGAGCGCAAGCTCGACGACCTCGAGGTGCTCGCCGAGCTCGCCCTCGAGATGGACGACGAGGACTCCGCCGAAGAGGCCCGCAAGGAACTCGCTGAACTGCAGGACGTCATCGGCCAGCTGGAGGTGCAGACGCTCCTCGACGGCGAGTACGACGACCGCGGCGCGGTCGTGACGATCCGCTCCGGCGCCGGCGGCGACGACGCCACCGACTTCGCCGAGATGCTCATGCGCATGTACCTGCGCTGGGCCGAGCGCCACAAGTACCCCGTGAAGGTGCTCGACATCTCCTACGCCGAAGGCGCGGGCATCAAGTCGGCGACCTTCGAGGTCGACGCGCCCTACGCCTACGGCACGCTGTCGGTCGAGGCCGGCACCCACCGCCTGGCGCGCATCAGCCCGTTCGGCTCCGCCGACAAGCGCCAGACCAGCTTCGCCGCCGTCGAGGTCATCCCGGTGATGGAAGAAGCCAAGGAGGTGGACGTCCCCGAGAGTGACATCCGCGTCGACGTGTTCCGCTCGTCGGGCCCCGGCGGCCAGTCGGTCAACACCACCGACTCCGCCGTGCGCATCACCCACCTTCCGACCGGCATCGTCGTGTCGATGCAGAACGAGAAGAGCCAGATCCAGAACCGCGCCGTCGCGATGCGGGTGCTGCAGACGCGCCTCCTGTTGCTCAAGCGCGAAGAAGAGCATGCCAAGAAGAAGGAGCTCGCCGGCACGATCACCGCGAGCTGGGGCGACCAGATGCGGTCGTACTTCCTCTACGGTCAGCAACTCGTCAAGGACCTGCGCACCGGCTACGAGGTGGGAAACCCCGCGGCCGTGTTCGACGGCGACCTCGATGGCCTGATCGCGGCCGGCATCCGCTGGCGCAAGCGCAAGATCGAAGACTGA
- a CDS encoding MFS transporter, with the protein MANGEDEIPIARALWRFAPMIYGPTVLFALGEGAVIPLLPIIAAGLGADLPTAALVASALVVGQLCGNIPAGWAVARLGERLTMTIAGTVAIGGVAGLLASPSLPVLAASVFLIGFCAAAFGLARHSFMTTRVPLAFRARALSLLGGTFRLGMFIGPFVAAGLLALFGDPHSAIWFFGGCLVATVLLVLLGPDPETVVIVPGADSRDAEDTGEAVTGSIPVQQRAGVFRTMWRNRGVLSRLGLAAASLSAMRSARQVVLPLWGVSIGLDAQTIALIVGISGAIDFALFYASGQVMDRFGRLWAALPAMVLMGAGFLALSVTHDLEQAAVWFAMFAAVLGVGNGLSSGILLTLGADTAPKDDPAPYLGSWRTLTDAGGAAAPLIVSALATFSLSVAAGAMGMLGLLGAYAFLRWVPRFVPRERA; encoded by the coding sequence ATGGCTAACGGCGAAGACGAGATCCCCATCGCCCGCGCGCTGTGGCGATTCGCCCCCATGATCTACGGGCCGACCGTGCTGTTCGCGCTCGGTGAGGGCGCGGTGATCCCGTTGCTGCCGATCATCGCTGCCGGGCTCGGCGCCGATCTGCCGACCGCGGCACTGGTGGCATCCGCCCTGGTCGTCGGCCAGTTGTGTGGCAACATCCCCGCCGGATGGGCGGTCGCGCGGCTGGGTGAACGCCTCACCATGACCATCGCCGGCACCGTGGCCATCGGCGGTGTGGCGGGACTGCTCGCCTCCCCCAGCCTGCCGGTGCTGGCGGCATCCGTCTTCCTCATCGGGTTCTGCGCGGCAGCGTTCGGCCTGGCGCGGCACTCGTTCATGACCACGCGGGTGCCGCTGGCGTTCCGGGCGCGGGCGCTGTCGCTGCTGGGGGGAACGTTCCGCCTCGGGATGTTCATCGGCCCGTTCGTGGCCGCAGGTCTGCTCGCGCTGTTCGGCGACCCGCATTCGGCGATCTGGTTCTTCGGCGGGTGCCTCGTGGCCACCGTGCTGCTGGTGCTGCTCGGACCCGACCCTGAGACCGTCGTCATCGTCCCCGGTGCGGACTCACGCGACGCCGAGGACACCGGCGAGGCCGTGACCGGATCCATCCCCGTGCAGCAGCGTGCCGGCGTCTTCCGCACGATGTGGCGAAACCGCGGCGTGCTGTCGCGGCTGGGGCTCGCGGCGGCGTCGCTGTCGGCGATGCGCTCGGCCCGCCAGGTGGTGCTGCCGCTGTGGGGTGTGTCGATCGGGCTGGATGCGCAGACCATCGCGCTCATCGTCGGAATCTCGGGCGCGATCGATTTCGCGCTGTTCTACGCCAGCGGCCAGGTGATGGACCGGTTCGGGCGCCTCTGGGCGGCGCTGCCGGCCATGGTGCTGATGGGCGCGGGGTTCCTCGCCCTGTCCGTCACGCACGATCTGGAGCAGGCGGCGGTGTGGTTCGCGATGTTCGCCGCCGTGCTGGGCGTGGGCAATGGGCTCTCCAGTGGCATCCTGCTGACCCTCGGCGCCGACACCGCGCCGAAGGACGACCCGGCGCCCTATCTCGGATCCTGGCGCACGCTGACGGATGCCGGCGGCGCGGCGGCACCGCTCATCGTCTCGGCCCTCGCGACCTTCTCACTCTCGGTCGCCGCCGGCGCGATGGGAATGCTCGGGCTGCTCGGTGCGTACGCGTTCCTGCGCTGGGTCCCCCGGTTCGTCCCGCGGGAGCGCGCGTGA